A genomic segment from Glycine soja cultivar W05 chromosome 18, ASM419377v2, whole genome shotgun sequence encodes:
- the LOC114395693 gene encoding probably inactive leucine-rich repeat receptor-like protein kinase At5g48380, which produces MKMFMGGQIFGAGVIIVSFFLLILCGMVCGTDSDIFCLKSVKRTLDDPYNYLQSWNFNNNTEGYICKFTGVECWHPDENKVLNLKLSNMGLKGPFPRGIQNCSSMTGLDFSLNRLSKTIPADISTLLTFVTTLDLSSNDFTGEIPASLSNCTYLNTIRLDQNQLTGQIPANLSQLPRLKLFSVANNLLTGQVPIFANGVASANSYANNSGLCGKPLLDACQAKASKSNTAVIAGAAVGGVTVAALGLGIGMFFYVRRISYRKKEEDPEGNKWARSLKGTKTIKVSMFEKSISKMNLNDLMKATDNFGKSNIIGTGRSGTVYKAVLHDGTSLMVKRLQESQHSEKEFLSEMNILGSVKHRNLVPLLGFCVAKKERFLVYKNMPNGTLHDQLHPDAGACTMDWPLRLKIAIGAAKGLAWLHHSCNPRIIHRNISSKCILLDADFEPKISDFGLARLMNPIDTHLSTFVNGEFGDLGYVAPEYTKTLVATPKGDIYSFGTVLLELVTGERPTHVSKAPETFKGNLVEWIQQQSSNAKLHEAIDESLVGKGVDQELFQFLKVACNCVTAMPKERPTMFEVYQLLRAIGINYNFTTEDEIMLPMDTGDADNLEELIVAREGHD; this is translated from the exons ATGAAGATGTTTATGGGTGGCCAAATTTTCGGTGCTGGTGTTATTATTGTTAGTTTCTTTCTGCTGATCCTCTGTGGCATGGTTTGTGGGACTGACAGTGATATATTCTGCTTGAAAAGTGTAAAGAGAACACTTGACGACCCCTACAATTATTTGCaatcctggaatttcaataaCAATACAGAAGGGTATATATGCAAGTTTACTGGGGTTGAGTGTTGGCACCCTGATGAAAACAAGGTCTTGAATCTCAAACTGTCAAACATGGGACTCAAGGGCCCCTTCCCTCGCGGCATTCAGAATTGTTCAAGCATGACAGGATTAGATTTTTCGCTTAACAGACTCTCTAAAACCATTCCGGCCGATATATCCACACTTCTTACATTTGTGACAACCCTTGATCTTTCTTCAAATGATTTTACAGGGGAGATACCTGCATCCCTTTCAAATTGTACCTATCTTAATACAATTAGACTTGACCAAAACCAACTCACTGGTCAAATTCCTGCTAACTTGAGTCAGCTCCCGCGGCTTAAGTTGTTTAGTGTTGCCAATAATCTTTTGACAGGGCAAGTTCCAATCTTTGCAAATGGTGTAGCTAGTGCCAATAGTTATGCAAATAATTCAGGTCTGTGTGGTAAACCCTTATTGGATGCTTGCCAGGCCAAGGCTTCGAAGAGTAACACAGCTGTTATAGCTGGAGCAGCTGTTGGTGGTGTGACTGTTGCAGCATTAGGTTTGGGCATTGGAATGTTCTTCTACGTGCGCCGTATTTCTTATAGGAAGAAGGAAGAGGACCCTGAAGGAAACAAGTGGGCAAGAAGTCTAAAGGGAACTAAAACAATAAAG GTTTCTATGTTTGAGAAGTCAATTTCAAAAATGAACTTGAATGATCTCATGAAGGCTACTGATAACTTCGGCAAAAGCAATATTATTGGGACTGGAAGATCAGGAACTGTTTACAAAGCTGTCCTtcatgatggcacatcactcaTGGTTAAGAGATTACAGGAATCTCAACATTCAGAGAAAGAATTTCTGTCTGAGATGAATATACTAGGTTCTGTCAAACATCGTAACTTGGTTCCGCTTTTAGGTTTTTGCGTGGCTAAAAAGGAGAGGTTTTTGGTCTATAAAAATATGCCAAATGGTACCCTCCATGATCAACTACACCCTGATGCTGGTGCATGCACCATGGATTGGCCTCTAAGGCTCAAAATTGCAATTGGAGCAGCCAAGGGATTAGCATGGCTTCATCATAGCTGCAATCCCCGCATTATCCACCGAAACATAAGCTCTAAGTGCATCTTGTTGGATGCTGATTTTGAGCCcaaaatttctgattttggcCTTGCTAGATTGATGAACCCAATTGATACACATTTGAGTACTTTTGTGAATGGGGAGTTTGGGGATTTAGGTTATGTTGCTCCTGAATATACAAAAACTTTGGTGGCTACTCCTAAAGGGGATATTTATAGCTTCGGGACTGTGCTTCTTGAGTTGGTGACAGGTGAAAGACCTACCCATGTGTCTAAAGCTCCAGAAACTTTTAAAGGAAATTTGGTAGAATGGATTCAACAGCAATCTAGCAATGCAAAACTCCATGAAGCCATTGATGAATCACTAGTTGGGAAGGGTGTAGACCAGGAGCTTTTCCAATTTCTGAAGGTTGCATGTAACTGTGTTACAGCAATGCCAAAGGAGAGGCCTACCATGTTTGAAGTATACCAGCTTCTAAGAGCCATTGggattaattataatttcacaACTGAGGATGAGATCATGTTGCCTATGGACACTGGTGATGCTGATAACTTAGAAGAACTTATTGTAGCTCGAGAGGGACATGATTGA
- the LOC114394963 gene encoding cytochrome c-like, protein MASFEEAPPGNSKNGEKIFKTKCAQCHTVDKGAGHKQGPNLNGLFGRQSGTTPGYSYSTANKNMAVIWEEKTLYDYLLNPKKYIPGTKMVFPGLKKPQERADLIAYLKESTA, encoded by the exons ATGGCGTCGTTCGAAGAAGCTCCTCCCGGAAACTCCAAGAACGGCGAGAAGATCTTCAAGACCAAGTGCGCTCAGTGCCACACCGTGGACAAAGGTGCCGGTCACAAACAAG GACCCAATCTGAATGGTTTGTTTGGAAGGCAATCTGGCACAACTCCTGGATATTCCTATTCTACTGCTAACAAAAACATGGCTGTGATTTGGGAGGAAAAGACCTTGTATGATTACTTGCTCAACCCCAAAAAG TATATTCCAGGGACAAAGATGGTGTTTCCCGGTCTTAAGAAACCTCAGGAACGTGCAGATCTTATTGCATATCTTAAAGAATCCACTgcataa
- the LOC114394675 gene encoding transcription factor bHLH25-like, with the protein MLIMENSWMDLLSQWETDDDDLFINQSHVISFNEEKSPKGMIFQQQVFSPKSKPSSSSSSSSSSSSFLQSNLKSCSSFSTGGYVLSFDNNHIVEPRYPQNPFSKSVAQSHCVEPKAFPRTRPRVHILAERKRREELNKSIVALSATILGFKKTDKANVVREAVKYVKQLEERVNELENQKRKEGVNSIILTKKTPLSINNIDQAITHGCVDVEEEVLKVKVTVLDKELLIGIYCEKQRQTMLKILSLLDDLHLSITPTSVLPFGTSTLKITIIAQMDDEYNMIIDDLVKALRQRILKSQDMQK; encoded by the exons ATGCTAATAATGGAGAATTCATGGATGGACTTGCTTTCTCAATGG GAAACGGATGATGATGATTTATTCATTAATCAAAGCCACGTGATCTCTTTCAATGAAGAAAAGTCCCCCAAAGGCATGATTTTTCAGCAACAAGTTTTTTCTCCCAAAAGTAaaccctcttcctcttcttcttcttcttcttcttcttcttctttccttcaaAGCAACTTGAAATCTTGCTCATCATTTTCAACGGGTGGTTATGTATTGTCTTTTGATAATAACCATATTGTTGAACCACGTTACCCTCAAAACCCCTTCTCTAAAAGCGTGGCACAAAGCCATTGCGTTGAGCCAAAGGCGTtcccacgaacaaggccacGAGTTCACATATTGGCCGAGAGAAAAAGGAGAGAGGAATTGAATAAGAGCATCGTGGCACTTTCAGCCACCATTCTTGGGTTTAAAAAG ACAGACAAGGCAAATGTAGTACGTGAAGCTGTCAAATATGTGAAACAACTTGAAGAACGTGTGAACGAGCTAgaaaatcaaaagagaaaggaaggtGTGAATTCAATAATACTCACCAAGAAAACGCCACTCTCCATAAATAATATTGATCAAGCCATCACTCATGGATGTGTGGATGTGGAAGAAGAAGTCCTCAAGGTGAAAGTAACTGTTTTAGATAAGGAATTGCTCATTGGAATTTATTGTGAGAAACAAAGGCAGACAATGCTCAAAATATTGTCATTGCTTGATGATCTCCATCTTTCTATAACCCCTACTAGCGTATTGCCATTTGGAACTTCCACTCTTAAAATTACCATTATCGCTCAG ATGGATGACGAATATAACATGATAATTGATGATCTAGTAAAAGCACTGCGGCAACGCATATTGAAGTCACAGGATATGCAAAAGTGA